In the Pungitius pungitius chromosome 5, fPunPun2.1, whole genome shotgun sequence genome, one interval contains:
- the si:dkey-90l8.3 gene encoding LIM domain transcription factor LMO4.1 isoform X1: MLGSNGEEEEEEEELRHVFSSWLHVTLLRSWTSGPLRAHISMVNSQASGVAPAPRACAGCGGKIADRFLLFSMERYWHTRCLKCSCCQAQLGDIGTTCYSKGGMILCRSDYIRLFGHSGACSACGQSIPANEMVMRALGNVYHLKCFSCATCRNRLMPGDRFHYINSTIFCEHDRPGAVLLNSHLPPLQSSSVLADQKVC; the protein is encoded by the exons ATGCTCGGCTCTAacggcgaggaagaggaagaggaagaggagctccGCCATGTCTTCTCCTCATGGCTACATGTAACGCTGCTTCGGAGCTGGACGTCG GGGCCTCTGAGGGCCCACATCAGCATGGTGAACAGCCAGGCGTCGGGCGTCGCGCCGGCCCCTAGGGCCTGTGCAGGATGTGGGGGCAAGATCGCCGACCGCTTCCTGCTCTTCTCGATGGAGCGCTACTGGCACACACGCTGCCTCAAGTGCTCTTGCTGCCAAGCCCAGTTGGGGGACATTGGCACCACCTGCTACAGCAAAGGGGGCATGATTCTGTGCCGGAGCGACTACATCag GCTGTTTGGGCACAGCGGGGCGTGCAGCGCCTGCGGACAGTCGATCCCCGCCAATGAGATGGTGATGAGGGCGCTGGGCAATGTTTACCACCTCAAG TGTTTCAGCTGTGCCACCTGTAGAAACAGACTGATGCCCGGCGACCGCTTCCACTACATCAACAGTACGATCTTCTGTGAGCACGACAGACCTGGTGCTGTCCTGCTCAACAGCCACCTGCCTCCTCTTCAGAGCAGCTCTGTGCTGGCAGACCAGAAG GTATGCTGA
- the si:dkey-90l8.3 gene encoding LIM domain transcription factor LMO4-B isoform X2 has product MVNSQASGVAPAPRACAGCGGKIADRFLLFSMERYWHTRCLKCSCCQAQLGDIGTTCYSKGGMILCRSDYIRLFGHSGACSACGQSIPANEMVMRALGNVYHLKCFSCATCRNRLMPGDRFHYINSTIFCEHDRPGAVLLNSHLPPLQSSSVLADQKVC; this is encoded by the exons ATGGTGAACAGCCAGGCGTCGGGCGTCGCGCCGGCCCCTAGGGCCTGTGCAGGATGTGGGGGCAAGATCGCCGACCGCTTCCTGCTCTTCTCGATGGAGCGCTACTGGCACACACGCTGCCTCAAGTGCTCTTGCTGCCAAGCCCAGTTGGGGGACATTGGCACCACCTGCTACAGCAAAGGGGGCATGATTCTGTGCCGGAGCGACTACATCag GCTGTTTGGGCACAGCGGGGCGTGCAGCGCCTGCGGACAGTCGATCCCCGCCAATGAGATGGTGATGAGGGCGCTGGGCAATGTTTACCACCTCAAG TGTTTCAGCTGTGCCACCTGTAGAAACAGACTGATGCCCGGCGACCGCTTCCACTACATCAACAGTACGATCTTCTGTGAGCACGACAGACCTGGTGCTGTCCTGCTCAACAGCCACCTGCCTCCTCTTCAGAGCAGCTCTGTGCTGGCAGACCAGAAG GTATGCTGA